From the Candidatus Methylomirabilota bacterium genome, one window contains:
- a CDS encoding SDR family NAD(P)-dependent oxidoreductase — MTLKDRVAVVTGAGSGIGRAIAQAMAARGAQVAAVDIDEDTARETTAAIARTGGRAIAAQADTSRAADLDRAVAAAVKELGPLDVMVNNAGVLDGYLNVDEMDEALWRRVVDIDLTGVFLGCKRALAEMLPRGSGRIVNIASVAGLNGTGGGAAYVAAKHGVVGLTRQMAVVYSARGITINAVCPGPVLTGLRQHSQHILGPGAPDMSGVGIAVSDEQVRAIVPAGRRGSAEDIAAAVCYLASDEAAYVTGHALVVDGGWRAR; from the coding sequence GTGACGCTCAAAGATCGGGTGGCAGTGGTGACGGGCGCCGGCTCCGGCATCGGCCGGGCCATCGCCCAGGCGATGGCGGCCCGGGGCGCGCAGGTGGCGGCGGTCGACATCGACGAGGACACCGCCCGGGAGACGACGGCGGCCATCGCCAGGACGGGCGGCCGGGCCATCGCGGCTCAGGCGGACACCAGCCGCGCCGCCGACCTGGACCGCGCGGTGGCGGCGGCCGTGAAGGAGCTGGGGCCGCTCGACGTCATGGTGAACAACGCCGGGGTCCTCGACGGCTACCTCAACGTGGACGAGATGGACGAGGCGCTCTGGCGCCGCGTGGTCGACATCGATCTGACCGGTGTGTTCCTCGGCTGCAAGCGCGCCCTCGCCGAGATGCTGCCGCGCGGGAGCGGGCGCATCGTCAACATCGCCTCGGTCGCCGGTCTCAACGGAACGGGTGGAGGGGCCGCCTACGTCGCGGCCAAGCACGGCGTCGTCGGGCTCACCCGTCAGATGGCCGTTGTCTACTCCGCCCGCGGCATCACGATCAACGCGGTGTGCCCGGGTCCTGTCCTCACCGGCCTCCGGCAGCACTCGCAGCACATCCTGGGGCCGGGTGCGCCCGACATGAGCGGCGTGGGCATCGCGGTGTCCGACGAGCAGGTCCGGGCCATCGTGCCGGCGGGGCGACGCGGCAGCGCGGAGGACATCGCCGCCGCCGTCTGCTACCTCGCCTCCGACGAGGCCGCCTATGTGACGGGCCATGCCCTGGTGGTGGACGGGGGGTGGAGAGCCCGATGA
- a CDS encoding metal-dependent hydrolase, with protein MDRRDFVKLIGALTLALASERVLAQGSKVEVQWLGQAATRITTLTGKVIVIDPFLTQNPKTPTQYKNLDALGKVDLILVTHGHGDHTGDVKELAARTGAPVYGPAGLISTMIDLGWVTPERGVRFGKGGTVTPVGPQIRITQVRAEHSSEVTVTDPATKKTTTYPGGEPAGFVIEFENGFKLYHTGDTGLFGDMRLIGEYYRPDAVMIPIGGHFVMDPKDAAYATRELLKPRHAIPIHYGTFPVLRGTPQEYEAALGQTSTRVHSINPGDVVTF; from the coding sequence ATGGATCGACGCGATTTCGTCAAGCTGATCGGCGCGCTCACGCTCGCCCTGGCATCCGAGCGCGTCCTGGCGCAGGGCTCGAAGGTGGAGGTCCAGTGGCTCGGCCAGGCGGCCACCCGGATCACGACCCTCACCGGGAAGGTGATCGTCATCGACCCCTTCCTGACCCAGAATCCCAAGACGCCGACCCAGTACAAGAACCTGGATGCCCTGGGGAAAGTGGACCTGATCCTGGTGACTCACGGCCACGGCGACCACACGGGCGACGTCAAGGAGCTGGCCGCCCGGACCGGGGCGCCGGTGTATGGTCCGGCCGGGCTCATCTCGACGATGATCGATCTCGGCTGGGTCACGCCCGAGCGCGGCGTGCGGTTCGGGAAGGGCGGCACGGTGACTCCCGTCGGCCCTCAGATCCGGATCACGCAAGTCCGTGCCGAGCACTCGTCGGAGGTGACCGTCACCGATCCGGCCACCAAGAAGACCACGACGTATCCCGGCGGTGAGCCGGCCGGGTTCGTCATCGAATTCGAGAACGGCTTCAAGCTCTACCACACGGGCGATACCGGACTCTTCGGCGACATGCGCCTCATCGGCGAGTACTATCGGCCCGATGCGGTCATGATCCCGATTGGAGGCCACTTCGTCATGGACCCGAAGGACGCCGCCTACGCGACCCGAGAGCTGCTCAAGCCCCGACACGCCATCCCGATCCACTACGGGACCTTTCCCGTCCTGCGCGGCACGCCGCAGGAGTACGAGGCCGCGCTCGGCCAGACCTCGACCCGGGTTCACTCGATCAATCCCGGGGACGTCGTGACGTTCTGA
- a CDS encoding DUF5676 family membrane protein, whose amino-acid sequence MLNRLAFANSLAILTAALSLLFSLLAAVSPRLFQLLFNAQFFGADVAALLPKVVGYEGFVGTFLVLIASAWLFGYAWAWLYDVFAGWG is encoded by the coding sequence GTGCTGAACAGGCTTGCCTTCGCCAATTCGCTGGCCATCCTCACGGCGGCCCTGTCCCTCCTCTTCTCCCTGCTGGCGGCCGTCTCCCCGAGGCTGTTCCAGCTCCTGTTCAACGCTCAGTTCTTCGGGGCCGATGTGGCCGCGCTGCTTCCCAAGGTGGTCGGCTACGAGGGGTTCGTCGGAACGTTCCTCGTCCTGATCGCGAGCGCGTGGCTGTTCGGATACGCCTGGGCCTGGCTGTACGACGTCTTCGCGGGATGGGGCTGA